From Arthrobacter sp. FW306-2-2C-D06B, a single genomic window includes:
- a CDS encoding GNAT family N-acetyltransferase: MRLTNVTHLRLPFGRLWGYDVSVSALGRRLPVSFDQRLHVGAGSRPGSWMAMSFRLPTPTRRESIAEAWLAVIARHGTLRTAFVPGADGDPELHEIDIAPGTWVEHQVSPGQSVNDAVRDILDAACSPYQRPSHRLCVLETAAGLTVVIAADHAHVDMWSMLVIARDLLSALDAGRAGHEPLPGPAPAFVEHTQALLDRNAAPEHVRRRWEDIIGDSGGAMPRFPLPLGSPDPQRERVEVRDVFDLDDGAAFAAQARNEGVSTLALAVVAMTAVTREMAGTPLRAVFPVHSRFDDRWHDSVGWFITNSVLESAVAEPRAAAAAVKEAVQLGSWSLADVLAPWGGMPVAPGMFAISWLDLRRLPVRIDSVGLDAQYVSATIDTDGVMLWFILDESGLHLRCRYPDTVEARANVGGWLDLLVARLQADARSSVRGLLRVAGRTFRLERASRDDVEAIAALLSDDQFGSDRECVELERYEAAYNLVVRDKSNYLGVVRDDADRIVATMQLTVIPGLSRGGSSRLQIEGLRVAAAERSHGLGTAMLEWAHDFGRARGAQLAQVTTDEARERARAFYARLGYRTAHVGLKRRI; the protein is encoded by the coding sequence ATGCGGCTGACCAACGTCACGCACCTGCGCCTACCGTTCGGACGACTTTGGGGCTACGACGTCAGTGTGTCGGCGCTCGGCCGTCGTCTTCCCGTGTCCTTTGACCAGAGGCTCCATGTGGGAGCGGGTTCCCGGCCCGGCTCCTGGATGGCAATGTCTTTTCGGCTGCCTACGCCAACTCGTCGCGAGTCAATTGCCGAAGCCTGGCTGGCTGTCATCGCCCGTCACGGCACACTGCGAACCGCCTTCGTGCCCGGTGCGGATGGTGATCCGGAGCTTCACGAGATTGATATTGCTCCTGGAACCTGGGTAGAGCATCAGGTGTCTCCTGGCCAGTCCGTCAATGACGCGGTGCGGGACATTCTCGATGCCGCATGTTCGCCATACCAGCGCCCCTCACACCGGCTGTGCGTGCTGGAGACTGCCGCTGGCCTCACGGTCGTGATTGCTGCCGACCACGCCCACGTCGATATGTGGTCGATGCTGGTGATTGCCCGCGACCTGCTGTCGGCGCTCGATGCCGGGAGGGCGGGCCACGAACCGTTGCCCGGGCCGGCGCCGGCATTTGTTGAACACACGCAAGCACTTCTGGACCGGAACGCGGCGCCGGAGCACGTGCGTCGCCGATGGGAAGACATCATCGGGGACAGCGGTGGCGCAATGCCGCGATTCCCGCTGCCCCTGGGCTCGCCCGATCCTCAGCGCGAGCGCGTAGAAGTGCGCGATGTGTTCGACCTCGACGACGGTGCAGCATTTGCAGCGCAGGCCCGCAACGAAGGTGTCTCCACTCTCGCACTCGCCGTTGTGGCGATGACAGCGGTAACCCGCGAGATGGCGGGAACCCCGCTGCGAGCCGTTTTTCCCGTGCATAGCCGATTCGATGATCGCTGGCATGACTCCGTGGGCTGGTTCATTACTAATTCGGTACTTGAGTCCGCGGTCGCCGAGCCGCGCGCTGCGGCGGCCGCGGTTAAAGAGGCTGTGCAGCTTGGCTCGTGGTCGCTCGCGGACGTGCTGGCTCCGTGGGGCGGCATGCCTGTAGCTCCCGGTATGTTCGCGATCTCCTGGCTGGACCTGCGCAGACTGCCGGTACGAATCGACTCTGTGGGACTCGACGCCCAGTATGTGAGCGCGACAATCGACACCGACGGCGTCATGCTTTGGTTCATCCTGGACGAGTCCGGCCTGCACTTGAGATGCCGCTATCCCGACACGGTTGAGGCTCGAGCCAACGTCGGCGGATGGCTTGATCTGCTGGTCGCTCGTTTGCAGGCAGATGCGCGGTCCTCGGTTCGAGGACTGCTGCGCGTGGCGGGCCGGACCTTCAGGCTGGAGCGGGCGAGTCGCGATGATGTCGAGGCCATTGCCGCCCTGCTGTCGGATGATCAGTTCGGTTCCGACCGCGAGTGCGTCGAGCTCGAACGATACGAGGCGGCCTACAACCTGGTTGTCCGCGACAAATCCAACTATCTGGGGGTTGTCCGCGACGATGCCGATCGCATCGTTGCCACCATGCAATTGACCGTCATCCCAGGTCTTTCCCGCGGTGGTTCTTCCCGGCTCCAGATCGAGGGACTGCGAGTTGCGGCCGCGGAGCGTTCACATGGCTTGGGCACGGCGATGCTTGAGTGGGCACACGATTTCGGGCGCGCGCGCGGCGCGCAACTGGCGCAGGTGACCACCGACGAAGCAAGGGAACGGGCTCGAGCCTTCTACGCCCGCCTCGGATACCGGACCGCCCACGTAGGGCTGAAACGGCGCATATAG
- a CDS encoding ABC transporter permease produces MVTYIVRRLVTAAFILLGASFLVYLLTALSGDPLEELRTSSAPNRQALMDARINLLDLDTPAPLRYFKWLGGAAQCLVPFGNACNLGKNIAGQPITEALGFALVQTLTLVTGATILAILIGISLGIVTALRQYSALDYGVTFMAFLFFSLPIFWVAVLLKEFGAIGFNDFLRNPEIPPVVALGIGAVLGIIGAVVVGGAVKRRLIVGGSVFVAVSLILFYFSLTQWFRNPGLGPVIIAIMGVGIAFGITILVSGLKNRKALQSSLIVVGIGVIAYFAVQPLLNDATGLMIFLLAIATILVGVAVGYFMGGYDRGQSMRAAGLTAFLVGFLVVVDKFMQAWPSYFNNSRVRGRPIATIGAGTPNIQGDFWIMSTDTLTHLILPTIALILVSLASYTRFTRSSMLEIMNMDYIRTARAKGLSERSVIMGHAFRNALIPIATIVAFDIGALIGGAVITETVFSVRGMGFLFIDGLLHTDPNPVMGVFLCVAITAMVFNLIADLAYSALDPRVRIKA; encoded by the coding sequence ATGGTGACCTATATCGTCCGGCGGCTCGTAACCGCCGCGTTCATTCTCCTTGGAGCATCCTTCCTGGTGTATCTCTTGACGGCGTTGTCCGGAGACCCCTTGGAAGAGCTCCGCACCAGCAGCGCGCCGAACCGGCAAGCACTGATGGATGCGCGAATCAATCTGCTTGATCTCGACACCCCGGCGCCGCTGCGCTATTTCAAGTGGTTGGGAGGCGCCGCCCAGTGTCTGGTTCCCTTCGGCAACGCCTGCAACCTCGGCAAGAACATCGCCGGACAGCCAATCACGGAGGCGCTCGGCTTCGCGCTGGTCCAAACCCTGACGCTCGTTACCGGTGCGACAATTCTTGCGATTCTCATCGGTATTTCGCTCGGCATCGTTACGGCACTCCGCCAGTACAGCGCATTGGACTATGGCGTAACGTTCATGGCGTTCCTGTTCTTCTCCTTGCCGATCTTCTGGGTAGCCGTTCTCCTGAAGGAATTCGGTGCTATCGGCTTTAATGATTTCCTGCGAAATCCGGAAATACCGCCGGTCGTGGCTCTTGGAATCGGGGCCGTCCTGGGCATCATCGGGGCCGTCGTCGTCGGCGGTGCGGTGAAGCGTCGACTGATCGTCGGAGGCTCGGTCTTTGTGGCCGTATCGCTTATCCTCTTCTACTTCTCGCTGACTCAGTGGTTCCGCAATCCGGGCCTTGGGCCTGTCATCATCGCCATCATGGGGGTGGGAATCGCCTTCGGAATCACGATATTGGTTTCGGGACTCAAGAACCGCAAGGCCCTGCAATCGAGCCTGATCGTGGTGGGCATCGGCGTGATTGCCTACTTCGCTGTGCAACCGCTGCTCAATGACGCGACCGGGCTCATGATCTTCCTCCTGGCAATCGCCACCATCTTGGTTGGCGTCGCGGTGGGGTACTTCATGGGCGGTTACGACCGCGGCCAGTCCATGCGCGCGGCAGGACTGACCGCCTTCCTGGTCGGGTTCCTGGTGGTCGTGGACAAATTCATGCAGGCTTGGCCGTCCTACTTCAACAACAGCCGGGTGCGCGGTCGTCCGATCGCCACGATCGGGGCCGGAACCCCGAACATCCAGGGCGATTTCTGGATCATGTCGACAGATACTTTGACCCACCTCATCTTGCCGACGATTGCCCTCATCCTTGTGTCGCTGGCCAGCTACACCCGGTTCACACGCTCGTCGATGCTCGAAATCATGAACATGGACTACATCCGGACTGCGCGGGCAAAGGGCCTCAGCGAACGTTCCGTGATCATGGGCCACGCCTTCCGGAACGCCCTGATCCCGATTGCAACGATCGTCGCCTTTGACATCGGTGCGTTGATCGGTGGTGCCGTCATCACGGAAACGGTCTTCTCCGTTCGGGGCATGGGTTTCCTGTTCATCGACGGATTGCTGCACACTGACCCGAACCCGGTCATGGGCGTGTTCCTTTGTGTTGCAATCACCGCCATGGTCTTCAACCTGATAGCGGACCTCGCGTACTCCGCGCTCGACCCACGCGTAAGGATCAAAGCATGA
- a CDS encoding ABC transporter family substrate-binding protein produces MRFGRTSKAVGIAAIAAIALSACAGNSGGNTPSTGAAKTGGTATVVEVNAFNTFNPNTADGNTDINSKVSYATHSGFYYIDNKLNVVHNDKFGKMEKVSDNPLTVKYTINDGVKWSDGTPVSAADLLLQWAAFSGYYDDADAKAKTGTSYFSYAGDNTGLSLTDFPEISNNNKTLTLKYSKPFADWEIVLGGPGIDVPAHVLAQKAGLKDTQALIDFFKSKPRGDSKAPLPADAKLKAMSDMWNTGFDTKTLPADPTLFLSNGPYIVKSMNQDQSLTMVRNKDYNWGPTPNLDEITVRYIGSAPAQVQALKNGEADIIAPQASADTLDQLKALSSQGVTVDQGNQLAFDHLDLNFSGPLADQNVRTAFMKTVPRKDIVSKIIGKLDPNAKPLDSQIFVPQQAAYADSAKNNGSSAYQDVDIDGAKKLLNGATPEIRIMYNKDNPNRVDAFSLIRESATKAGFKIVDGGLGKSDWGKALGKGGYDATIFGWINPGVGVSGVPQIFKTAGGNNFNQFSNTDADKLMEELVVTTDRSKQDDLQKQIDKKIWDSAYGVPLFQSVNVDAYSDRITGVKLMPNQTGVWWNFWEWAQK; encoded by the coding sequence ATGCGTTTCGGACGTACTTCCAAAGCAGTGGGTATTGCGGCAATCGCCGCGATCGCACTGAGCGCCTGTGCCGGCAATTCCGGTGGCAATACCCCATCCACCGGAGCAGCCAAGACGGGTGGCACGGCCACTGTGGTCGAGGTCAACGCTTTCAACACGTTCAACCCCAACACAGCCGACGGCAATACTGACATCAACTCCAAGGTCAGCTACGCAACTCACTCGGGCTTCTACTACATCGACAACAAGCTGAATGTCGTTCACAACGACAAGTTCGGCAAGATGGAGAAGGTCTCGGACAACCCGCTGACCGTCAAGTACACCATCAACGATGGTGTGAAGTGGTCTGACGGCACCCCGGTCTCCGCAGCTGACCTCCTCCTCCAATGGGCGGCCTTCTCCGGCTACTACGACGACGCCGATGCCAAGGCAAAGACGGGTACGTCCTACTTCTCCTACGCTGGCGACAACACGGGCCTCAGCCTGACGGACTTCCCGGAGATCAGCAACAACAACAAGACCCTCACGCTCAAGTACTCCAAGCCGTTCGCTGACTGGGAGATCGTGCTTGGTGGTCCCGGCATTGACGTTCCTGCCCATGTCCTTGCGCAGAAGGCCGGCCTGAAGGACACCCAGGCCTTGATTGACTTCTTCAAGAGCAAGCCGCGCGGAGACTCCAAGGCACCGCTTCCCGCCGACGCGAAGCTGAAGGCAATGTCGGACATGTGGAACACCGGCTTCGACACGAAGACGCTTCCCGCTGACCCGACGCTGTTCCTCTCAAACGGTCCTTACATCGTCAAGAGCATGAACCAGGACCAGTCCCTCACCATGGTCCGGAACAAGGACTACAACTGGGGACCGACTCCAAACCTTGACGAAATCACCGTCCGGTACATCGGTTCGGCGCCGGCCCAAGTGCAGGCCCTCAAGAACGGCGAGGCGGACATCATTGCCCCGCAGGCTTCCGCGGACACTCTCGACCAGTTGAAGGCACTCTCCAGCCAGGGCGTCACTGTCGACCAGGGCAACCAGCTGGCCTTCGACCACTTGGACCTGAACTTCTCGGGTCCGCTGGCCGACCAAAACGTGCGTACCGCATTCATGAAGACGGTGCCCCGCAAGGACATCGTCAGCAAGATCATCGGAAAGCTTGACCCGAACGCGAAGCCGCTCGACTCGCAGATCTTCGTTCCCCAGCAGGCTGCCTACGCCGACTCCGCCAAGAACAATGGCTCGTCGGCCTACCAGGACGTGGACATTGATGGTGCCAAGAAGCTCCTGAACGGCGCTACTCCGGAAATCCGCATCATGTACAACAAGGACAACCCCAACCGTGTTGACGCTTTCTCGCTGATCCGCGAATCCGCCACCAAGGCGGGCTTCAAGATCGTCGACGGCGGCCTGGGCAAGTCTGACTGGGGCAAGGCCTTGGGCAAGGGCGGCTACGATGCCACCATCTTCGGTTGGATCAACCCGGGCGTCGGAGTCTCTGGCGTTCCGCAGATCTTCAAGACTGCAGGTGGCAACAACTTCAACCAGTTCAGCAACACTGACGCTGACAAGTTGATGGAAGAGCTCGTGGTCACCACTGACCGCAGCAAGCAGGACGATCTCCAGAAGCAGATCGACAAGAAGATCTGGGACTCCGCATACGGTGTGCCGCTCTTCCAGTCCGTGAACGTGGACGCTTACAGCGACCGCATCACCGGTGTGAAGCTCATGCCGAACCAGACTGGCGTTTGGTGGAACTTCTGGGAGTGGGCTCAGAAGTAA
- a CDS encoding ABC transporter ATP-binding protein: MTDNASPEPEATHLETESDKSARGAMVLEVRDLSVDFGVDKKWVPAAIGLNYEVRAGEVLAIVGESGSGKSASSMALLGLLPSNSRVRGSVKLSGKELLGEKSGNIREVRGKDVAVIFQEPMTALNPVYTVGTQIVETIRLHNSISPDEARQRALRMLELVELPDPEKAFKSYPHQLSGGQRQRAMIAQSLSCDPKLLIADEPTTALDVTVQAEILDLMRNLRNKLDSAIVLITHDMGVVADLADRIAVMRQGVIVESGTAQQIFSNPQHEYTQALLAAVPHLGQGADSADVDVTAALAAATHSELESVDHDELVRRELENQAALKAAAEEAAKPKGEPVLELIDVAIEYPKQGRVPAFRAVEGANLVIYPGQVVGLVGESGSGKTTIGRAAVGLLPVAAGSMRVVGQDISAAKRNGKQLHEVRRDIGMVFQDPSSSLNPRLPIGESIGEPMYLAGVAKGVDLQKRIETLLDQVELPRGYRNRYPHELSGGQKQRVGIARALSLQPKLMVADEPTSALDVSVQAKVLELFQNLQRELGFACLFVTHDLAVVDVLADRICVMQRGRIVEQGTREQILRNPQESYTQRLLAAVPLPDPEKQRERRELRAQLMAAGIE; the protein is encoded by the coding sequence ATGACTGACAACGCCAGCCCCGAACCGGAGGCCACCCACCTCGAGACCGAGTCGGATAAGAGCGCGCGCGGGGCCATGGTCCTGGAAGTACGCGATCTCAGCGTCGACTTCGGTGTGGACAAGAAATGGGTCCCTGCCGCCATTGGACTGAACTACGAGGTCAGGGCAGGCGAGGTCCTCGCGATCGTCGGTGAGTCCGGTTCCGGCAAGAGCGCAAGCTCCATGGCACTGCTCGGCTTGCTGCCCAGCAACAGCCGTGTCCGGGGGAGCGTCAAGCTCTCGGGCAAGGAGCTGCTGGGTGAGAAGTCAGGCAACATCCGGGAAGTCCGGGGCAAGGATGTCGCGGTCATCTTCCAGGAGCCGATGACCGCGCTCAACCCTGTGTACACCGTGGGTACACAGATAGTGGAGACGATCAGGCTGCACAACTCGATCTCCCCCGATGAAGCCAGGCAGCGGGCCTTGCGCATGCTCGAGCTGGTGGAGCTGCCGGACCCGGAGAAGGCCTTCAAGTCGTATCCGCACCAGCTCTCCGGCGGCCAGCGGCAGCGAGCCATGATCGCGCAGTCATTGTCCTGCGATCCCAAACTCCTGATCGCAGACGAACCCACTACTGCCTTGGATGTGACTGTCCAGGCTGAAATCCTGGATCTGATGCGGAACCTGCGCAACAAGCTGGACAGCGCTATCGTCCTGATCACGCACGACATGGGCGTTGTGGCCGACCTCGCCGATCGAATTGCCGTGATGCGCCAAGGCGTCATCGTGGAGAGCGGCACTGCCCAGCAGATCTTCAGTAACCCGCAGCATGAATACACGCAGGCTCTTCTCGCTGCTGTTCCCCACTTGGGACAGGGTGCTGACAGCGCCGACGTCGACGTCACCGCGGCATTGGCCGCCGCTACCCACTCTGAGCTGGAATCGGTCGATCACGATGAGCTGGTCCGCCGGGAACTCGAGAACCAGGCTGCCTTGAAGGCAGCGGCGGAAGAAGCAGCCAAGCCCAAGGGCGAGCCCGTGCTTGAACTGATCGACGTGGCAATCGAGTACCCCAAACAGGGCCGGGTTCCCGCGTTCCGAGCCGTCGAGGGGGCCAACCTCGTGATCTACCCCGGCCAGGTGGTAGGCCTTGTCGGCGAGTCGGGGTCGGGCAAAACGACCATTGGACGCGCCGCCGTCGGGCTCTTGCCTGTAGCCGCGGGCAGCATGCGTGTGGTGGGGCAGGACATTTCCGCCGCGAAGCGGAACGGAAAGCAATTGCACGAAGTGCGGCGGGACATCGGCATGGTGTTCCAGGATCCTTCGTCGTCGTTGAACCCGCGGCTGCCCATCGGCGAAAGCATCGGCGAACCGATGTACCTCGCCGGAGTCGCCAAGGGGGTCGATCTGCAGAAACGGATTGAGACCCTCCTGGACCAGGTGGAACTGCCGCGCGGATACCGCAACCGGTATCCGCATGAATTGTCAGGGGGCCAGAAGCAGCGCGTCGGCATCGCGCGGGCGCTGTCCCTGCAGCCCAAGCTCATGGTTGCGGACGAGCCGACGTCGGCGCTCGACGTTTCGGTGCAGGCAAAAGTCCTGGAACTCTTCCAGAACCTGCAGAGGGAGCTGGGATTCGCGTGCTTGTTCGTCACGCACGACCTTGCCGTGGTTGATGTGCTCGCAGACAGGATCTGCGTGATGCAGCGGGGCCGGATCGTGGAGCAGGGGACCCGGGAGCAGATCCTTCGCAATCCGCAGGAGTCCTACACACAGAGGCTGCTGGCAGCGGTGCCGCTCCCGGACCCTGAGAAGCAGCGTGAGCGTCGGGAACTGCGCGCCCAGCTCATGGCCGCCGGCATCGAGTAG
- a CDS encoding PH domain-containing protein, producing MSRAPYAGNVEIFKARTSKMFAWICWAVAVFGVVVTLVAAGPRALPGATPLLFVAFLGWLLFWRPVVVVRDSGVALENPFRTIDVPWDALVQVDTRYALTLVTPRKKYPAWAAPAPGIWGGRNARPEHLKGLPGTTYGPSSSVRPGDLKNTDSGAAAILVRTRWQDLVEAGRVEPGRAEDASVTVAIGWFRIAATVVLAAASYWAVFL from the coding sequence ATGAGCAGAGCGCCGTATGCCGGAAATGTCGAAATCTTCAAGGCACGCACCAGCAAGATGTTTGCTTGGATCTGCTGGGCAGTTGCCGTTTTCGGAGTAGTCGTTACGCTCGTGGCAGCCGGACCGCGAGCCCTTCCCGGAGCCACTCCCCTGCTCTTCGTAGCGTTTCTTGGCTGGTTGCTTTTCTGGCGCCCGGTTGTGGTGGTCCGCGATTCCGGCGTCGCGCTGGAGAATCCCTTCCGGACCATCGATGTTCCGTGGGATGCCCTGGTGCAGGTTGATACCCGCTACGCCCTCACGCTGGTGACACCCCGTAAGAAGTATCCGGCCTGGGCTGCTCCCGCGCCGGGAATCTGGGGTGGGCGCAATGCCCGCCCAGAGCACCTCAAAGGACTCCCGGGCACCACCTACGGCCCCAGCAGCTCGGTTCGCCCCGGAGATCTCAAAAACACCGATTCCGGCGCCGCGGCGATCCTCGTGCGCACGCGTTGGCAGGACCTCGTAGAGGCTGGACGCGTGGAACCCGGCCGGGCTGAAGACGCTTCGGTGACCGTTGCCATCGGATGGTTCCGGATAGCAGCCACCGTAGTCCTGGCCGCGGCCAGTTACTGGGCGGTCTTCCTTTAG
- a CDS encoding ABC transporter permease translates to MSQPTQEEELLAQQALAEAAATHASSEVTSGLSQGQIVRKRFFGHTGALIGLAVFAVIFLLAFTSVGAFGIPGWWKYNHVDVSPLVNDGVPTSSFWPLAWGEHPFGQDRIGRDLFAMTMRGAQQSITVMVLIGGIAGAVGAIVGGLAGYFRGWVEAILMRLTDVIIIIPLLLLAAVVGQIANRRDEGSWLTGFAANNGVVVLGIFLGFVSWVGLARLVRGEFLTLREREFVDAARISGASNARIIFKHILPNAVGVLIVNVTLTMSAAILLETALSYLGLGVKAPDTSLGLLVAQNQEAFATRPWLFWFPGLFIILICLSINFIGDGLRDAFDPRQKKFKAKTAVETTRHSSTTAPVADASKGS, encoded by the coding sequence ATGAGCCAGCCAACCCAAGAGGAAGAACTCCTCGCGCAACAGGCGCTTGCCGAAGCTGCAGCCACCCATGCAAGCAGCGAAGTTACCAGTGGCCTGAGCCAGGGCCAGATTGTCCGCAAGAGGTTTTTCGGCCATACCGGCGCCCTGATCGGGCTCGCGGTTTTCGCAGTGATCTTCCTGCTTGCTTTCACCTCGGTGGGCGCATTCGGGATTCCCGGGTGGTGGAAGTACAACCATGTGGACGTTTCGCCCTTGGTCAACGACGGCGTTCCCACCTCCTCGTTTTGGCCGCTCGCTTGGGGAGAACACCCCTTTGGCCAGGACCGCATTGGACGCGATCTCTTTGCCATGACCATGCGCGGTGCGCAACAGTCCATTACGGTCATGGTCCTGATCGGCGGCATCGCGGGCGCGGTCGGCGCAATCGTCGGGGGACTCGCCGGCTATTTCCGCGGCTGGGTGGAAGCCATCCTCATGCGCCTGACCGATGTCATCATCATCATTCCGTTGCTGCTCCTCGCGGCCGTTGTTGGCCAGATAGCCAACCGCAGGGATGAGGGAAGCTGGCTGACCGGATTTGCCGCCAACAACGGCGTCGTCGTCCTTGGCATCTTTCTCGGCTTTGTGAGCTGGGTGGGCCTCGCCCGCCTGGTCCGCGGTGAGTTCCTGACCTTGCGCGAGCGGGAGTTCGTAGACGCAGCCAGGATCTCCGGAGCGTCCAACGCAAGGATCATTTTCAAGCACATCCTCCCCAACGCCGTCGGTGTGCTGATCGTCAACGTGACGCTGACCATGTCGGCGGCGATCCTGCTCGAGACGGCCCTCAGCTACTTGGGTCTCGGCGTGAAGGCTCCCGACACCTCGCTCGGCCTGCTGGTTGCCCAGAACCAAGAAGCGTTCGCCACGAGGCCGTGGCTGTTCTGGTTCCCCGGCCTGTTCATCATCCTCATCTGCTTGAGCATCAACTTCATCGGAGACGGCCTGCGGGACGCCTTCGATCCGCGGCAGAAGAAGTTCAAAGCCAAGACCGCGGTCGAAACCACGCGCCACTCGAGCACGACGGCGCCGGTTGCCGACGCCTCGAAAGGCAGCTGA
- a CDS encoding peptide ABC transporter substrate-binding protein yields the protein MRFSRTSKALGLLAVAALALTGCGSSGSGSSGPTAAGDPNKIITAYSNEPQHPLIPSNTNEVYGGRVVDLLFEGLTSYDANGKSVNALAESIDTSDGQNYTIKVKKGAKFTNGEAVTAKSFVDTWNFAALSTNAQSSSSFFESIEGYDAVSAVTKTKGADGKSTSTPAPTAQTMSGLVLKDDSTITVKLAQPEADWPQRLGYSAFMPLPADALKDPKAFGENPIGNGPYKMAAKGAWQHDSQIALVKNPDYQGTRMAKNGGVTFKFYTDPAPAYTDVQANNLDVTDVLPTNALKTYTTDFPDHSLNKAYAGNATLNIPNYLPEFQGPAGQLRRQAISMAINRDEITKVVFNGTRIPAKDFTSPSIDGYNANVTGSDVLKFDAAKAKDLWTKANAMSPWPADKVLQLAYNTDGGNKEWIDAVANNLKNNLGIKAEGQPFAKFAEILNLRTAKTLPGFTRAGWQADYPSLFNFLGPLLKTGASANYEGYSNPEFDKLLTEGLASKSTGDANKKFTQAQEILFKDLPNLPLWYQARQAVWSQNVSNVDSGWNGVLLYYNITAK from the coding sequence ATGCGTTTTTCGCGCACTTCCAAAGCTCTTGGCTTGCTGGCAGTCGCCGCACTTGCCCTCACCGGATGCGGCAGCTCTGGCTCCGGAAGCAGTGGCCCGACCGCTGCCGGCGATCCGAACAAAATCATCACCGCATACAGCAATGAACCCCAGCACCCCCTGATCCCTTCAAACACCAACGAGGTGTACGGCGGCCGCGTTGTCGACCTCCTGTTCGAAGGTCTGACCAGCTACGACGCCAATGGCAAGTCCGTGAATGCACTCGCGGAATCCATCGACACGAGCGACGGCCAGAACTACACCATCAAGGTCAAGAAGGGCGCCAAGTTCACCAACGGCGAGGCAGTCACCGCCAAGAGCTTCGTTGATACTTGGAACTTCGCCGCACTGAGCACGAACGCCCAGTCCAGCAGCAGCTTCTTCGAATCCATCGAAGGCTACGACGCAGTCAGCGCCGTCACGAAGACCAAGGGCGCGGACGGAAAGTCAACGTCGACTCCCGCACCGACCGCCCAGACCATGTCCGGCCTGGTGCTGAAGGACGACTCGACCATCACGGTCAAGCTGGCCCAGCCGGAAGCAGACTGGCCGCAGCGCCTCGGCTACTCCGCCTTCATGCCGCTTCCGGCCGACGCCCTCAAGGACCCGAAGGCCTTCGGCGAAAACCCGATCGGCAACGGCCCGTACAAGATGGCCGCCAAGGGTGCCTGGCAGCACGACAGCCAGATCGCCCTCGTCAAGAACCCGGACTACCAGGGCACGCGCATGGCCAAGAACGGCGGCGTGACCTTCAAGTTCTACACCGACCCGGCTCCGGCTTACACGGACGTCCAGGCCAACAACCTTGACGTTACCGACGTCCTGCCGACGAACGCGTTGAAGACCTACACCACGGACTTCCCGGACCACAGCCTCAACAAGGCTTACGCCGGCAACGCAACCCTGAACATCCCGAACTACCTGCCCGAGTTCCAGGGACCCGCCGGCCAGCTGCGCCGCCAGGCCATCTCCATGGCGATCAACCGCGATGAGATCACCAAGGTTGTCTTCAACGGCACCCGCATTCCTGCGAAGGACTTCACGTCCCCGTCCATCGATGGCTACAACGCCAACGTGACCGGCTCCGACGTTCTGAAGTTCGACGCCGCGAAGGCCAAGGACCTTTGGACCAAGGCAAACGCCATGAGCCCGTGGCCCGCCGACAAGGTTCTTCAGCTCGCGTACAACACCGATGGTGGCAACAAGGAATGGATTGACGCCGTTGCCAACAACCTGAAGAACAACCTCGGCATCAAGGCAGAAGGCCAGCCGTTCGCCAAGTTCGCCGAGATCCTGAACCTCCGCACGGCCAAGACCCTCCCGGGCTTCACCCGCGCCGGTTGGCAGGCAGACTACCCGTCGCTGTTCAACTTCCTCGGCCCGCTGCTGAAGACCGGAGCCAGCGCCAACTACGAGGGTTACAGCAACCCTGAGTTCGACAAGCTGCTGACCGAGGGCTTGGCTTCCAAGTCCACGGGCGACGCCAACAAGAAGTTCACCCAGGCGCAGGAAATCCTCTTCAAGGACCTTCCGAACCTGCCCCTGTGGTACCAGGCACGCCAGGCCGTATGGAGCCAGAACGTTAGCAACGTTGACTCCGGCTGGAACGGCGTCCTGCTGTACTACAACATCACCGCAAAGTAG